The DNA sequence CACAGCGATATTGACAAATAATGGCTCAGGAAATTGAACGAAAATTTTTGGTAACCGGCAACCAGTGGAAAACACTGGCAACAGGCATTGTTTACCGTCAGGGTTACCTTAGTAGAGCCAGGCAAAGAACTGTCAGGGTGCGCACAATTGGGAACAAGGGTTTCATAGCTGTCAAGGGTGTGACTATTGGTGCTTCGCGTCTGGAATTTGAGTATGAAATTCCTTTTGAGGACTGCTGTCAAATGCTTGATGTGCTTGCTCAAAAACCCCTGATTGTTAAAAAAAGGTACAGCATTCCTTTTGCCGGTCTTGTCTGGGAAGTTGATGATTTTTCAGGAGACAATGAAGGTCTGGTTATCGCCGAAGTTGAACTGGAAAGCGAGGGTCAGTCTTATGTTAAGCCTGACTGGGCAGGCCAGGAGGTAACAGGTGATTCCAGGTATTATAACAGCAATTTAGTAGCTTATCCTTACAAATTGTGGTCAAATGGGTGATGGCTGGTATGCGCTGAACCTGGTTTTAAGGTCTTCTGAAGATAAATTAGCCATATTTGAACTCTTACAAGTAACTACAATCGTTTTGCTAATAAAATCAGATGGTTATAATTTTCATATTTTGACGATTTTTGCTTTGATTAATGCACATTTGTCTGAAAAGTTCCGTCAAAGATGGGAACTTTGCGCCTGGCACAGGGACTGTCCCTCGCTGTGTAAATTTTTTCATTAAAGCAAAATTCTTCCAGGAACCAATGGAGCATCAGTCTTGTTTGTAGCACCTCGCGGGGACTGTCCCAATTTCCAGAAAAGTGACAGAGTCTTAAAGTTACTCNNNNNNNNNNNNNNNNNNNNNNNNNNNNNNNNNNNNNNNNNNNNNNNNNNNNNNNNNNNNNNNNNNNNNNNNNNNNNNNNNNNNNNNNNNNNNNNNNNNNNNNNNNNNNNNNNNNNNNNNNNNNNNNNNNNNNNNNNNNNNNNNNNNNNNNNNNNNNNNNNNNNNNNNNNGCTATTACCTCTTTTTTTGTGGCTTAAGCCACATTTCAAAGAAGCGGCTGGAGCCGCAAGAACAAGACGTCCCCAGGCTGGAGCCTGGGAACGAGTGGTGTAAGTTACTCACACGTTCGTTCCCGGGCCGCCCGGGTGAAGAGCTTATGAATGTATACATTGTGCCAATTTTTTAGCCGGCATGGGGGCACCATGCCCTCATGCCCTGTTAGACTTTCCGCTTCAACCCTGCCTGCGCCAAGAAACAAATCCGAAGGATTTCCTGCACAATTGAATTACCTGAAAGGAAAAAATGTCCGGACAACAATTTAAAATTAAACAGGCAGGGACGTTAGGACTTGCCAAAGGAGAATGGTTTTATGAGAAATAGTCACGATGAACTGCTTGAAATGCTGGGAGAGGATGCAGATTATCTGCTTGAGCATAAATGCCGGACAATTGCCCGAGAACAGCTTAGTGCTCCAGGGTGGGATTTTGTAGACCGTGTTTACTCCGAATCTAATAGAAACAATCGAGTATTGGTAAACCTTGAGCGGCTTTTCAGCCATGGTCGTCTCAAAGATACAGGATACCTGTCAATTCTTCCTGTGGATCAGGGAGTTGAACATTCCGGGGGTGCCTCATTTGCTAAGAACCCCGCATACTTTGATCCAGAGAATATTGTAAAACTGGCCATGGAAGGTGGATGTAACGCCGTAGCATCTACCTTTGGCGTGCTGGGTTCGGTGGCGCGCAGGTATGCGCACAGGATTCCCTTTGTAGTAAAAATAAACCACAACGAACTTTTGACCTATCCCAACACCTTTGACCAGATAATGTTTGGAACAATTGATCAGGCCTGCGATATGGGTGCTGCTGCTGTGGGTGCTACCATCTATTTTGGATCCCAGAATTCAGACCGTCAGATTGTGGAGGTGGCCCGGGCCTTTTCCTATGCCCACGAGGTTGGTATGGCTACGATTTTGTGGTGTTATATGCGAAACAGTGCTTTTAAAACAGGTGGGGTGGACTATCATGTTGCAGCTGATCTCACCGGACAGGCCAACCATCTCGGGGTCACCCTTCAGGCAGACATCATCAAGCAGAAGCTTCCTGAGGTGAATGGCGGATACAAGGCCTTGAATACGGGCGATTCCTCTTATGGCAAATTAGATGAGAGAATTTACAGTGAATTAGCTACAGATCATCCCATAGATCTGACCCGGTATCAGGTGGCAAACTGTTATATGGGCAGGGCCGGGCTCATCAATTCCGGAGGCGCATCCGGCAAAAACGACTTCGCTGATGCTGTGCGTACTGCGGTTATTAATAAGAGGGCTGGAGGCATGGGGCTGATAAGCGGGCGTAAGGCCTTCCAGAGACCCATGAGCGAAGGAGTTAAGATTTTGAATTATATTCAGGATGTTTATCTAAATGACAAGATAACACTGGCCTGATGCAGGACTTAAAGATCTGAATTCGTGATATGGATTCCCAATAAAGTTTTGCGGATTCAGATCTAATACCGGCTTCGCCCGAACCTCAAAAAAAAATATTTTTAAACGTCCATTCAACTGGGGCGAGCGCGGTAATCCTTATAGACTTCGCCATACTGGCGGCCCTGATGGTTTATTTGCCGGGAAGGATAATGTGATAGACGGGATATTTAATGCCCTGAAGGAAACCCAGCCTCGGGTAATGTCTGAGGCAGTGTAGGCTTGATTTGTTGGGGCCAGGACATATTCAGGAATGTATTATTTCAGATTCGGTTGCTTCGTAAGGATCAATCAGATAAGCTAAAACGGCTGCCCGTTCTGCATCGCTGAGCATGTTCCATTTACCCAGCATCCGGTCCACAGTTTTTTCCCAGAAGGCCAAGTCCTGGCCGAAACTACGTTCAATTCGATCCAGGTTGTGGCATGTAGTGCAGCGTTCAGCCACAAGGGCTCTTCCATCATAAGGCATAATGGTCATGGCTGGCTGTGCTCCCAAAAGCAGCGGCAGACCTGATGCCAGCAAAAATAGTGTGAATGTTTTTTTCATAACCCCTCCCCAAGCCCGAATGCTGGGCTGAATAATTATCCTTGAACAGTCGACATCAGCCCCGTCACAGTGTCCGTCACTGTCCCGTTCCAATTGTCCACAAATATCAGCTGCAACCCCATCGGGCCCAAAGGCCAAATTTCCAAAGTATCGAATTAGCTCACTGAGCCGAACGCTTGGCGCGTACAGAGTTCTATCCTTAGCTGGACAATACACTGCCTTGGGGGGAAGTTACAAGATATTTATTGTGGCTGGAGTGGAGGTGAAGGCAGTCGTGGCTGCATTTGGACAGGATGCTTTGAGTGGCCCGGCTAAAGATACATGGAGTCAAGACTACGTTCATATTCTGGCAGAAGTCCAAACCTGCCTGAATTGTCAAGCCTTTATTTGCCAGTCTTCCGAGTAACATAAATGGCTCCTGATGGTACATAGCCGGAGACCTGAACTAACATTACTCTCACCTACAGCTATCGAGTGATATCAAAATATATATCAAGTACTGAAAAAGGCTATGCAAAAGAATGTTGGTTTTTGAGGATTGGTTTCAGACGATTAATTTGTTTTGCTTCAGGGCTGTTCATGGCATGCCAGAGGTCCCAATCCTGTTGCAGACCCAGCCAGAAATCAGCAGACATGCCCAGAACACGGGATAATCTCAAGGCAGTATCCGGGGTTACTGAACGTCTGCCATTAATAATTTCGTTCAGGCGAGGGTAAGAAACGCTTAGATGTCGCGCCAGTTCAGTTTGGGTAAGGTCAAGCGGCTTGATGAATTCCTCGAGAAGCATCTCCCCGGGATGCGTCGGAGGACGATTCTTAGGCAACCGCCTCCCTGCTTCAGTGGTAATCTGTGATTTCGATCTCGTAGGCATGACCTTCCTCCCATATAAAGCATATTCTATACTGTTGATTGATGCTAATACTATATTGATTCTCCCGGTCACCTTTCAAACGCTCCAGTCGATTTCCAGGAGGAACATTAAGTTCACTGACCGCTCGAACTCTGTTGATTTGATCCAGTTTCCGACGGGCAATAGGCCAAATTGATTGGGGACAGCATCTTCGAGCTGCTTGAGATGCCACTCCATCAAAAATATCCTCAGCTCCGATAGATTTAAAGGTCCTTATCATGCATTACATTATAACGATGCCCATTATAGACGTCAAGGCATTATTCCAGTTGGTGTCAGAAGTAAATGATATGCTAAGCAGGGAACACAAGAATTGGTCGATTCAAGTTTTCCGGCAGCCTTTCAAGGGTTATCCGGAAAACGTGGTCCAAAAGAATCAAAGAACAAGCAAGAACAAAAGCGTATCCGGGAACTTGAACTGGAAAATGCCAGGCTTAAAAAAGAACTGAAGAAAGCTGAGACCATAATCGA is a window from the Desulfonatronovibrio magnus genome containing:
- a CDS encoding CYTH domain-containing protein; the encoded protein is MAQEIERKFLVTGNQWKTLATGIVYRQGYLSRARQRTVRVRTIGNKGFIAVKGVTIGASRLEFEYEIPFEDCCQMLDVLAQKPLIVKKRYSIPFAGLVWEVDDFSGDNEGLVIAEVELESEGQSYVKPDWAGQEVTGDSRYYNSNLVAYPYKLWSNG
- a CDS encoding class I fructose-bisphosphate aldolase, coding for MRNSHDELLEMLGEDADYLLEHKCRTIAREQLSAPGWDFVDRVYSESNRNNRVLVNLERLFSHGRLKDTGYLSILPVDQGVEHSGGASFAKNPAYFDPENIVKLAMEGGCNAVASTFGVLGSVARRYAHRIPFVVKINHNELLTYPNTFDQIMFGTIDQACDMGAAAVGATIYFGSQNSDRQIVEVARAFSYAHEVGMATILWCYMRNSAFKTGGVDYHVAADLTGQANHLGVTLQADIIKQKLPEVNGGYKALNTGDSSYGKLDERIYSELATDHPIDLTRYQVANCYMGRAGLINSGGASGKNDFADAVRTAVINKRAGGMGLISGRKAFQRPMSEGVKILNYIQDVYLNDKITLA
- a CDS encoding HigA family addiction module antitoxin — encoded protein: MPTRSKSQITTEAGRRLPKNRPPTHPGEMLLEEFIKPLDLTQTELARHLSVSYPRLNEIINGRRSVTPDTALRLSRVLGMSADFWLGLQQDWDLWHAMNSPEAKQINRLKPILKNQHSFA
- a CDS encoding type II toxin-antitoxin system RelE/ParE family toxin, whose protein sequence is MIRTFKSIGAEDIFDGVASQAARRCCPQSIWPIARRKLDQINRVRAVSELNVPPGNRLERLKGDRENQYSISINQQYRICFIWEEGHAYEIEITDYH